CAGAAATAGCTCCAAATTATATTCATCCCCTTGAGAAAAAAACTATTTCAATGTTAGCTAGAAAATTAAAGGAAGTTGAAAAATAAAATGGAAATTAAAAAACTTGAAAAATTAGAAATTAACAAAGCTCTTAAACTTATTTGGGATGTTTTTTTAGAATGTGAAGCTTTTAATTATAACCGTAGAGGTGTTGAAGAATTTAGAAGATTTCTTGATTGTAAAGAACTTATTAATACTTTTGATATCTATGGAACTTATGATAAAAAAGAATTAGTTGGAGTTATTGGTCTTCAAGATAAACAACATATATGTTTATTTTTTGTAAAAAAATCTCATCAAAAACATGGAATAGGAAAAAAGTTATTTGAAGAAATATTAAAGATCACTACAGGAGATGAAATCAGTGTAAACTCTTCTCCCTGTGGAGTAGAAGTTTATAAAAAATTAGGATTCACTATTACAGATTCTGAACAAAATATTAATGGTATTAGATTTATTCCTATGGTATATAAAAAATTAAAAAAAGAAATACAAATTTTACAATGTAGAGATAAAAAACTAGAGTTAGGTAAAAAAACTTTAATAATGGGAATACTTAATGTAACTCCTGATTCTTTTTCTGATGGAGGAACGCACAACACTCTTGAAAAAGCTCTTGAACATGCTAAATTAATGTTAAAAGAGGGTGCTGATATCATAGATATTGGAGGAGAATCTACAAGACCTGGATACACTAAAATTACAGAAGAAGAGGAAATTGCAAGAGTTGTTCCCATTATAAAAGAAGTAGTTAAATTAGGAGCTATTGTTTCTATTGATACTTATAAATTCAAAGTTGCAAAAGCAGCTTTTGAAGCTGGTGCACATATCCTAAATGATATTTGGGGCTTACAGTATGACAATGGAAAAATGGCAGAAATTGTAAAAAAATACAATGTTCCAGTTATAGCTATGCACAATCAAGAAGATAAAATCTATAATGATGATATTATTTTTACCATAAAAAAATTCTTTAAAAAAACACACGATATTGCAGAAAAATATGGTATTCCTAGAGATAATATAATACTTGATCCAGGAATAGGATTTGGAAAAGGTATAGATGAAAATTTAGAAGTTTTGTCAAGGTTAGAGGAGTTAAGAGAGTTAGGAAGAATACTTTTAGGAGCATCTAGAAAAAGATTTATAGGAACAATATTAAATGATTTACCGCCTCAAGAGAGAGTAGAGGGAACAGTTGCAACTACTGTAATAGGAATAGAAAAAGGTGTAGATATAGTAAGAGTTCATGATGTATTAGCCAATAAAAGAGCTGCTATGGTAGCTGATAGAATTATAAGAAGATGATAGACAAATTTAAAAAAATAGTGTATAATATTAGTATAAATTTGGAAAGATAACAAATTAGAAGGAGGAATAAGATATGGCAATTTTACATATAACAAAAGAAAATTTTGAAAATGAGGTTCTAAATTCAAAAGAGCCTGTATTAGTTGATTTCTGGGCTTCTTGGTGTGGACCTTGTAAAGCTTTAGCACCTATATTAGAAGAGGTAGATACTGAATTAGCAGGTAGTGTAAAAGTAGCTAAAATAAATATTGATGAAGAAGAAGAATTAGCTGCTCAATTTAGAGTAATGAGTATTCCTACATTATTACTTTTCAAAAACGGGGAAGTTGTTAATAAATCAGTAGGACTTGCTCCAAAAGATGAAGTTTTAGAATTTGCTAAATACTAAAAATCTATAAAATTATATTATAAAAACCTCAAGAATGATAAACTCCATTCTTGAGGTTTTATTTTTAAACTACCAAGCTGAATTTATTAAGACTTCTTCTCCATAACCACCATTCATTTTTTGTGGATTAGTAGAATTATAAGCTCTTTGAATACGTATTCCTCTAATTCCAACCTCTCTTGCAGCTAAAATATCATCATCACTATCTCCATAATGAATAGATACATCATGTTTCTTTATATAGTAACTTTTATCATATTTAAAGCCATCTAAAGGTTTTTCTCCAGTATATTCCACATATATTTCCTCAGGTAAATCAAAAAATCTCTTTAAAGTTTTTGATAACTTTGTAGAAGTATAATTTTTATCTTTAGAATGTTTAGTTCTTCCTGTTATAAAGAATATATGATCCCCTCTATCTAAATGCATTTTTATTATCTCTTTAGTTGATTCTTTAGGAATAGAGTGTTCATCTCCCATTTCAGCTAAATAATCCCAAAACTTTTGATTATAAAGATAACTTAGTTCTCCTCTTTTATCATTTGGAATTTGAAAATAATCTTGTCCATATCTAAAATAGCCACTTGAGTGAAGTAACGTATCATCTATATCAAAACTAACATTAATAGGATCTACTCCCTCTAAACTCTCTCTTATTGTTTCAGCAGAAACAAAATGTACTGGCTTTTGAACTTGTTCATTTGTATAAAATCCTTCATTAGTATATGGAACCTTTGGTCCAGCACAAAATATAATACTTGAAAGTAAGAATGAAAATACTAAAACTTTTTTCTTCATAGTTAACTCCTTATGTATTTTTTATTTGGCTTTCCCTCATTATATTAGATTAAGTAAATATTTATTAAAATTAATATGAATTTTTAGGAATATCTTGTCCCTTAATAATTTTTACTATTCTACTTGTACCAAGTCTATCAGCACCAAGTTCCATAAATTTCTCTGCATCTTCTAGTGATGAAATACCACCAGCAGCTTTAATTTTTACATCTTTTCCTACATATTTTTTCATTAGAGCTATATCATCAAATGTAGCTCCTCCAGTTGAAAATCCAGTAGAAGTTTTTATATATTCAGCTCCTGATTCAGTAACTATTTCACACATCTTTATTTTTTCCTCTTCATTTAAAAGACAAGTCTCAATAATTACTTTTAAAATTTTTCCATTACAAGCTTTATGAATAGCTTTAATCTCTTCTAAAACATTTTCATATCTCTTATTCTTTACATCTGAGATATTAATAACCATATCTATCTCATCTGCACCATTTTTTACAGCATCCTCTGTTTCAAATACTTTTACAGCAGTAGTTGAATATCCATTAGGGAAACCAATTACTGTACAAATTGGTAATTTATTCCCTACATACTCTTTTGCTTCTTTCACATAAGAAGCTGGTATACAAGCAGATGCAACATTATATTTTATTCCATCATCAAGAATTTGTTTTATCTCTTCCCAAGTTGCAGTTTGAGTTAAAAGTGTATGATCAACAGCACTTAAAATTTTATTTTTATCCATATACATTCCTTTCTAATTTATCTTATCTAATATAGAATACCCTATTGTATTTTCAGGCATTTTTACTTCAAAGTTATCAGCTATTGTAGCACCAATTACAGCAAAAGTATCAAATTCTCCTAAATTTCCATTTCCTTTATTTGAAGGAGAATAAGCTATAAATGGAACTTGTTCTCTAGTGTGATCTGTTCCTATATATGTAGGATCATTTCCATGGTCAGCAGTAAGAATTAATAAGTCATCCTCTTTTAATTTAGAAAGTAAAATTCCTAAATTTTTATCAAATTTCTCTAACTCTTCAGCATATCCTTGAGGATTTCTTCTATGTCCCCATAGAGCATCAAAATCAACTAAGTTTACAAAACATAATCCTGTAAAATCTTTCTCAGATATTTCAATAGTTTGTTCCATTCCATGTACTGAACTTTTTGATTTATGAGCTTCTGTTACTCCTTCTCCATCAAATATATCGTTGATTTTACCTACAGAAATTACATCTAAACCAGCATTTTTTAAAACATTAAGAGCTGTATCTCCATAAGGTTTTAAGGCATAATCATGTCTATTACTTGTTCTTTTGAACTCGCCTTTTTTCTCTCCTACATATGGTCTAGCTATTATTCTTCCTACTTTCCATTCATCTTTCATAGTAAGTTCTCTAGCTATTTCACAATATTTATAAAGATTATCTA
This genomic window from uncultured Fusobacterium sp. contains:
- the folP gene encoding dihydropteroate synthase; this encodes MQILQCRDKKLELGKKTLIMGILNVTPDSFSDGGTHNTLEKALEHAKLMLKEGADIIDIGGESTRPGYTKITEEEEIARVVPIIKEVVKLGAIVSIDTYKFKVAKAAFEAGAHILNDIWGLQYDNGKMAEIVKKYNVPVIAMHNQEDKIYNDDIIFTIKKFFKKTHDIAEKYGIPRDNIILDPGIGFGKGIDENLEVLSRLEELRELGRILLGASRKRFIGTILNDLPPQERVEGTVATTVIGIEKGVDIVRVHDVLANKRAAMVADRIIRR
- the trxA gene encoding thioredoxin, with amino-acid sequence MAILHITKENFENEVLNSKEPVLVDFWASWCGPCKALAPILEEVDTELAGSVKVAKINIDEEEELAAQFRVMSIPTLLLFKNGEVVNKSVGLAPKDEVLEFAKY
- the aphA gene encoding acid phosphatase AphA, yielding MKKKVLVFSFLLSSIIFCAGPKVPYTNEGFYTNEQVQKPVHFVSAETIRESLEGVDPINVSFDIDDTLLHSSGYFRYGQDYFQIPNDKRGELSYLYNQKFWDYLAEMGDEHSIPKESTKEIIKMHLDRGDHIFFITGRTKHSKDKNYTSTKLSKTLKRFFDLPEEIYVEYTGEKPLDGFKYDKSYYIKKHDVSIHYGDSDDDILAAREVGIRGIRIQRAYNSTNPQKMNGGYGEEVLINSAW
- the deoC gene encoding deoxyribose-phosphate aldolase; protein product: MDKNKILSAVDHTLLTQTATWEEIKQILDDGIKYNVASACIPASYVKEAKEYVGNKLPICTVIGFPNGYSTTAVKVFETEDAVKNGADEIDMVINISDVKNKRYENVLEEIKAIHKACNGKILKVIIETCLLNEEEKIKMCEIVTESGAEYIKTSTGFSTGGATFDDIALMKKYVGKDVKIKAAGGISSLEDAEKFMELGADRLGTSRIVKIIKGQDIPKNSY
- a CDS encoding phosphopentomutase gives rise to the protein MKKYRRIFTIVLDSLGIGAMKDSNKYGDNGVDTLGNIAKSVSSLNIPNLQKLGIANLHSIQHVAPVENPLGYFAALNETSVGKDTMTGHWEMMGLNIQTPFKTFTDTGFPKELIDELEKRCGRKVVGNKSASGTEILDEYGEHEIATGDMIVYTSADSVLQICGHEKYMGLDNLYKYCEIARELTMKDEWKVGRIIARPYVGEKKGEFKRTSNRHDYALKPYGDTALNVLKNAGLDVISVGKINDIFDGEGVTEAHKSKSSVHGMEQTIEISEKDFTGLCFVNLVDFDALWGHRRNPQGYAEELEKFDKNLGILLSKLKEDDLLILTADHGNDPTYIGTDHTREQVPFIAYSPSNKGNGNLGEFDTFAVIGATIADNFEVKMPENTIGYSILDKIN